A single genomic interval of Flavobacterium sp. N2820 harbors:
- the mgtE gene encoding magnesium transporter, translating to MEFKISREFLSEIEQLISENKAQELLLLLEDIHFADIAEIMEELDDYGAGYIFKTLDSEKTAEILLELDEEVREKILKNLSPKEIAEELDELSTDDAADIIAELPQHKKEQVISELEDVEHAKDIVDLLRYDEDSAGGLMGKELVKVNENWNVLTCVKEMRAQAENVSKVHSIYVVDDEDRLKGRLSLKDLLTTSTKTHISEVYIKKVDYVKVDTKDVEVARIMQKYDLEAIPVVDELGRLVGRITIDDIIDVIKEEADKDYQLAAGISQDVEADDSILELTKARLPWLVLALFGGFISVHVLGIFEPVMELHPELFFFTPLIAAMAGNVGVQSSAIIVQGLANNTIIGPVIERLLKELSLSLLNGVILSVILLAGSYFLLGYEIHVGYTVSIALLSVIIMASLIGTFIPIILNKYGVDPALATGPFITTSNDILGILTYFTIAKIILGI from the coding sequence GCAAGAATTACTTTTGCTTCTTGAAGATATTCACTTTGCTGATATTGCCGAAATCATGGAAGAACTCGATGATTATGGTGCTGGTTATATTTTTAAAACCTTAGATTCTGAAAAAACAGCCGAGATTCTGTTAGAATTAGACGAAGAAGTTCGTGAAAAAATCTTAAAAAACCTTTCTCCAAAAGAAATTGCAGAAGAGCTTGACGAATTAAGTACAGATGACGCTGCCGACATTATTGCCGAATTACCACAACACAAAAAAGAGCAGGTAATCTCGGAATTAGAAGACGTTGAACACGCCAAAGACATTGTAGATTTATTACGCTATGATGAAGATTCTGCCGGTGGATTAATGGGTAAAGAGCTTGTAAAAGTAAACGAAAACTGGAACGTACTAACCTGCGTGAAAGAAATGCGTGCGCAAGCTGAAAATGTTTCAAAAGTACATTCAATATATGTTGTTGATGATGAAGATCGTTTAAAAGGTCGTTTATCGTTAAAAGATTTGTTAACCACCTCAACAAAAACCCACATTAGTGAAGTTTATATCAAAAAAGTGGACTATGTAAAAGTGGACACTAAAGATGTAGAAGTAGCACGTATTATGCAGAAATATGACTTGGAAGCCATTCCGGTTGTAGATGAATTGGGTCGTTTAGTAGGTCGAATTACCATTGATGATATTATCGATGTCATCAAAGAAGAAGCCGACAAAGATTACCAGTTGGCAGCGGGTATTTCGCAAGACGTTGAAGCGGATGACAGTATTTTAGAACTAACAAAAGCACGTTTGCCTTGGTTAGTTTTAGCATTGTTTGGAGGATTTATTTCGGTACACGTTTTAGGAATCTTTGAGCCTGTGATGGAATTACATCCCGAATTATTTTTCTTTACACCGCTTATCGCAGCGATGGCGGGAAATGTAGGCGTTCAATCTTCAGCAATTATTGTACAAGGTTTAGCTAATAACACCATTATTGGCCCCGTTATAGAACGTTTACTAAAAGAACTTTCGTTAAGTTTATTAAACGGAGTGATTCTTTCAGTAATCTTATTGGCAGGTAGTTATTTCTTGTTAGGTTACGAAATCCATGTAGGTTATACTGTCTCAATTGCATTACTTTCGGTAATTATTATGGCATCGTTAATTGGAACTTTTATCCCAATTATTTTAAATAAGTACGGCGTTGACCCTGCATTAGCAACAGGCCCGTTTATTACTACCAGCAACGATATCTTAGGGATTTTAACTTATTTTACAATTGCGAAAATTATTTTAGGAATTTAA
- a CDS encoding PQQ-dependent sugar dehydrogenase, producing MKTILLFSLMMMSFFGQSQTISLQSFATGFDSPVEITNAGDSRLFVVQKGGLIRILNTNGTVNTTPFLNLSTLISSDGERGLLGLAFHPNYTTNGYFFVNYTNTSGNTVIARYSVNSGNPDIANTTGTILMTISQPYSNHNGGSIKFGSDGYLYIAMGDGGSGGDPEGYAQNLTINASFPTRVFLGKMLRIDVNSTIAPFYTIPATNPYFGQSGLGEIWATGLRNPWKFSFNRLNGDLWIADVGQGAIEEINKIVNPLPNTGINFGWRCYEGNSTYNTSGCAPSSTMTFPFAQYARSGGACSVTGGYFYTGSTYPNFQNKYFFTDYCDDKIRMVNSAGVITTTTSFSGNNFVTFGEDVNGELYIAGISSGTIYKIIDSSLSSSNFETNGFSLFPNPTKESFTIKSSTANLATKIDVIDLTGKLLFTKQVSTNPENTITTASLSKGIYLVSVETTNGTNYTTKLIVE from the coding sequence ATGAAAACAATACTACTTTTCAGTTTAATGATGATGTCATTTTTTGGACAGTCTCAAACCATCAGTTTACAGTCTTTTGCAACTGGTTTTGATAGCCCTGTTGAAATTACAAACGCTGGAGATTCACGCTTATTTGTTGTTCAAAAAGGCGGATTAATTAGAATATTAAATACAAACGGAACGGTAAATACAACTCCATTTTTAAACCTCTCTACCCTAATTTCTTCAGATGGAGAACGTGGATTATTAGGCTTAGCTTTTCATCCCAACTATACAACAAATGGGTATTTCTTTGTCAACTATACCAACACTTCTGGAAATACAGTTATTGCAAGATATTCTGTAAATTCAGGAAACCCAGATATTGCCAACACCACAGGAACAATTTTAATGACAATATCTCAACCTTATTCTAATCACAATGGTGGTAGCATAAAATTTGGCTCCGATGGCTATTTATACATTGCTATGGGTGATGGTGGTAGCGGTGGCGATCCTGAAGGATATGCTCAAAACTTAACTATAAATGCATCATTTCCTACAAGAGTATTTCTTGGTAAAATGTTGCGTATTGATGTCAATTCTACAATTGCACCTTTTTATACAATTCCAGCAACAAATCCTTATTTTGGACAATCTGGTTTAGGAGAAATTTGGGCAACAGGATTAAGAAACCCCTGGAAATTTTCATTCAACAGATTAAATGGTGATTTATGGATTGCTGATGTGGGTCAAGGTGCTATTGAAGAAATTAATAAAATTGTAAACCCATTACCAAACACTGGAATTAATTTTGGTTGGAGATGTTACGAAGGAAATTCAACTTACAATACCTCGGGTTGTGCGCCTTCAAGCACTATGACATTTCCATTTGCTCAATATGCACGTTCTGGCGGAGCTTGTTCAGTAACTGGCGGATATTTTTATACGGGTTCAACCTATCCAAATTTTCAAAACAAATATTTCTTTACAGATTATTGTGATGACAAAATTAGAATGGTTAACAGTGCTGGAGTCATAACAACTACTACTTCATTTTCGGGAAATAACTTTGTAACTTTTGGTGAAGATGTGAATGGCGAATTATATATCGCAGGAATTTCTTCGGGAACAATTTATAAAATAATCGATTCATCTTTAAGTAGTTCTAATTTCGAAACTAATGGGTTTTCATTATTCCCAAATCCAACCAAAGAATCGTTTACTATAAAAAGTTCGACCGCTAATTTGGCAACTAAAATTGATGTAATCGACTTAACCGGAAAATTGCTTTTTACCAAACAAGTAAGTACAAATCCTGAAAACACCATTACCACAGCATCCTTGTCAAAAGGAATCTACTTGGTTTCTGTTGAAACCACAAATGGGACTAATTATACAACAAAATTAATTGTTGAATAA
- a CDS encoding DUF4139 domain-containing protein, translated as MKKIFSLVIVLVSAITFAQKPIFTSAKIKSATIYSNSAELNHTASATIPSGTSEIVIKNVADYINENTIQIGAPANVTVLSVQFTRNFISEYEIDESNPVIKKVRDSIVLLQKEIAKVGNEKVSFSKTIDLLDKNQTVAGQNSGLNVAELMKLVDYYSAKRNELSNLINALYEKETKLNEKLAKLNIKLELNTKKEEKTSQGKLVLQVMTDVASSVNLDINYITANASWSPFYDLRADNINSPINLMYKAKVVQNTGIDWKKVKLTLSSGNPNQNNTAPILQAWFLRYGFPRAINNSNVVMNSIQGYASDAAYKKDKTYNDESSISNYTTINENQLNVSFDIDIPYDILSNGKAHSVALKDLKLPATYKYYAVPKVEKEAFLLAEISEYSKFNLLPGEANIIFEGMYVGKTMIHPNQTSDTLNLSMGRDKKIAIKREKIADKSGTKFLSGYKEQTFTYDITVKNNKKEAIELLLKDQYPISTDKEITIELLDNGKAKVNTETGILTWDVKLNAGETKKYRISYKVKYPKDKFIDNL; from the coding sequence ATGAAAAAAATATTTTCACTAGTAATTGTTCTGGTGTCAGCAATCACATTTGCTCAAAAACCAATTTTTACTTCAGCCAAAATTAAAAGCGCTACTATTTATAGTAATTCTGCCGAATTAAACCACACTGCTTCAGCTACAATCCCTTCTGGAACTAGTGAAATTGTCATTAAAAACGTTGCTGATTATATCAATGAAAACACCATTCAAATTGGTGCTCCTGCAAATGTTACGGTTTTATCGGTTCAGTTTACACGAAATTTTATTTCGGAATATGAAATTGACGAAAGCAATCCTGTGATTAAAAAAGTACGTGATAGCATTGTGTTGCTTCAAAAAGAAATCGCAAAAGTGGGGAACGAAAAAGTTTCTTTTTCTAAAACGATTGATTTATTAGACAAAAACCAAACTGTTGCCGGACAAAACTCAGGTTTAAATGTTGCCGAATTAATGAAACTAGTTGATTATTATAGTGCCAAAAGAAATGAATTGAGTAATTTGATAAATGCACTATATGAAAAAGAAACCAAACTGAATGAAAAGCTAGCCAAACTCAACATAAAATTAGAATTGAATACTAAAAAAGAAGAGAAAACTTCACAAGGAAAATTAGTATTGCAAGTCATGACTGATGTTGCAAGTTCAGTGAATCTTGACATTAATTACATCACAGCAAACGCATCTTGGTCGCCATTTTACGATTTACGTGCCGACAATATCAATTCTCCTATCAACTTAATGTACAAAGCAAAAGTGGTGCAAAACACAGGAATTGATTGGAAAAAAGTGAAACTAACACTTTCAAGCGGTAATCCAAATCAAAACAACACAGCTCCTATTTTACAAGCTTGGTTTTTGAGATATGGCTTTCCGAGAGCTATTAATAATAGTAATGTAGTTATGAATTCTATTCAAGGTTATGCTTCTGATGCAGCATATAAAAAAGATAAAACGTATAATGATGAATCCTCTATTTCAAATTATACTACAATCAATGAAAACCAATTAAATGTTTCTTTTGATATTGATATTCCATATGACATTTTATCCAATGGAAAAGCACATAGTGTGGCTTTGAAAGATTTGAAATTACCAGCAACGTATAAATATTATGCAGTTCCAAAAGTGGAAAAAGAAGCTTTCTTATTAGCTGAAATTAGCGAATATTCTAAATTCAATTTATTGCCTGGAGAAGCGAATATAATCTTCGAAGGAATGTATGTGGGTAAAACCATGATCCATCCAAATCAAACTTCAGATACATTGAATTTGAGCATGGGAAGAGATAAAAAAATCGCCATCAAACGGGAAAAAATCGCTGATAAATCGGGAACTAAATTCTTATCCGGTTATAAAGAACAAACGTTTACTTATGACATTACCGTAAAAAACAACAAAAAAGAAGCGATTGAATTATTGTTGAAAGATCAATACCCAATTAGCACAGATAAAGAAATTACCATAGAATTATTAGACAACGGAAAAGCAAAAGTAAACACCGAAACTGGAATTCTGACTTGGGATGTAAAACTCAACGCTGGAGAAACCAAAAAATATAGAATCAGTTATAAAGTCAAATATCCAAAGGATAAATTTATAGATAATTTATAA